Proteins co-encoded in one Enterobacter sp. R4-368 genomic window:
- a CDS encoding restriction endonuclease subunit S encodes MIREQCDKMEMNGTSMPQVSFPEGWELRLLGELATIFSGGTPNRKNPEYWDGDIPWVTTTLIDGGEIFEANEFITQKGLKGSSAKWCKAGTILMAMYGQGKTRGKVALLGIDATINQACAAIELSELCSKEYVLHLLVSKYEQIRELSNSGGQENLSSGIIKNLEIILPPQKEQIIIANVLSDTNALITEFEQLIAKKQAIKTATMQQLLTGRTRLPQFAKHPDGTSKSYKASELGSIPEDWKVLSVGQVCDLLTGFPFSSNKYSDSGIRLLRGSNVKRGITDWSDGITQYWPEISADIKQYELYAGDIVISMDGSLVGRSFAQLSDSDLPAVLLQRVARVRTSFVDQGFLKEWICSQFFTEHCDAVKTVTAIPHISPQDIRSFKFLMPPTNEEQTAIANILSDMDAELTALEQKLAKVRDIKQGMMQQLLTGRIRLPLDHQP; translated from the coding sequence ATGATTCGAGAACAGTGTGACAAAATGGAAATGAACGGAACATCCATGCCGCAAGTATCATTTCCGGAGGGTTGGGAGTTAAGATTACTTGGAGAGCTTGCCACTATTTTTTCTGGGGGAACTCCTAACCGAAAAAATCCCGAATACTGGGATGGTGATATTCCGTGGGTTACTACAACCCTAATTGATGGTGGTGAGATATTTGAAGCCAATGAATTCATCACACAAAAGGGATTAAAAGGATCGTCTGCTAAATGGTGCAAAGCTGGCACCATTTTAATGGCTATGTATGGTCAAGGAAAAACTCGCGGTAAGGTTGCACTTCTAGGGATTGATGCAACGATAAACCAAGCCTGTGCCGCTATCGAATTAAGCGAATTGTGCTCAAAGGAATATGTTTTACATCTGTTGGTATCAAAATATGAACAAATAAGAGAGTTGAGCAACTCTGGGGGACAAGAAAATCTAAGCAGCGGAATTATAAAAAATTTAGAGATTATTCTCCCTCCTCAAAAAGAACAAATAATCATCGCTAATGTACTATCCGATACAAATGCACTAATTACTGAGTTTGAGCAGCTGATCGCCAAAAAACAGGCAATCAAAACCGCCACCATGCAGCAACTGCTGACTGGCCGTACCCGCTTACCTCAATTTGCTAAACATCCTGATGGTACTAGCAAAAGCTATAAGGCCAGCGAACTTGGGTCGATTCCGGAAGATTGGAAAGTTTTGAGTGTTGGTCAGGTATGTGATTTACTAACAGGATTCCCTTTCTCCAGCAATAAATATTCTGACTCTGGCATTAGGTTACTTCGCGGCTCAAATGTTAAGCGTGGTATCACTGATTGGAGTGATGGTATTACCCAGTATTGGCCAGAGATCAGTGCCGACATTAAGCAATATGAGCTTTATGCTGGAGATATAGTTATTTCCATGGATGGTTCCTTAGTCGGCAGAAGCTTTGCTCAATTATCCGATAGTGATTTACCTGCAGTATTATTACAGCGAGTAGCTAGGGTTAGAACTAGTTTCGTTGATCAAGGCTTTTTAAAAGAATGGATTTGCAGTCAATTTTTCACTGAACATTGTGACGCTGTAAAAACAGTCACAGCAATTCCTCATATAAGCCCTCAGGATATTAGAAGTTTTAAATTCTTGATGCCACCTACAAATGAAGAACAAACAGCCATCGCCAACATCCTCTCAGATATGGATGCTGAACTCACAGCGCTAGAGCAAAAACTAGCCAAGGTCCGCGATATAAAACAGGGAATGATGCAACAGCTGCTGACCGGACGCATCCGTTTACCATTGGATCACCAGCCATGA
- a CDS encoding inovirus Gp2 family protein — MIDDIRLDRRHAPFNTTYLQRILRVINNATVEHARTMAVRVDLRLPDNMLINRQGLISRFIESLDAKIAARYRSKLKQGTRTYPCHLRYAWVREVGEINQKSHYHMVLFVNNDTFNGLGSYKEDGTGLASLIREAWLSALQLSHRLEHWTLARFPDNPLYYLDINSPGYSEVYDQLTFRLSYFAKERTKDYSREERSFGCSQS, encoded by the coding sequence ATGATTGATGATATCCGTCTCGATAGGCGGCACGCACCATTCAACACCACTTACCTACAGCGTATTCTACGCGTTATAAATAACGCGACTGTAGAGCACGCACGTACAATGGCGGTACGGGTAGACCTGCGTCTTCCTGACAATATGCTCATTAACCGACAGGGCCTGATATCTCGCTTCATTGAATCCCTCGATGCGAAGATTGCAGCACGCTACAGAAGTAAGTTGAAGCAGGGTACACGAACGTATCCATGCCACCTTCGCTATGCCTGGGTTCGGGAGGTAGGTGAGATTAATCAGAAATCGCATTACCACATGGTGTTGTTCGTGAATAACGATACGTTCAATGGACTAGGGAGTTACAAAGAAGACGGGACGGGCCTGGCGTCTCTGATACGGGAAGCCTGGCTAAGTGCTTTACAGCTTAGTCACCGCCTAGAGCACTGGACACTAGCCCGCTTTCCCGATAATCCACTTTATTACTTGGATATTAACTCACCTGGTTACAGTGAGGTTTATGATCAACTGACGTTTCGGTTAAGTTATTTTGCGAAAGAGCGCACTAAAGATTACAGCAGGGAGGAACGATCTTTTGGATGCAGTCAAAGCTAA
- a CDS encoding type I restriction-modification system subunit M translates to MAIKKNELYSSLWASCDELRGGMDASQYKDYVLTLLFMKYVSDKAKGNPYAMIEVPEGASFDDMVALKGNKEIGEKINKTIRLLAEANDLKGVIDIADFNDEDKLGKGKEMIDRLSKLVAIFEGLDLSANRVDGDDLLGDAYEYLMRHFATESGKSKGQFYTPAEVSRILAKVIGISKQTPQDATVYDPTCGSGSLLLKASDEAGPKGLTIYGQEMDYATSALARMNMILHDNATAKIWKGNTLADPHWKDGSDNLKTFDFAVANPPFSNKNWTSGLDAANDIFDRFVWGIPPEKNGDYAFLLHIIKSLKSTGKGAVILPHGVLFRGNAEARIRENLLKQGYIKGIIGLPANLFYGTGIPACIIVIDKEDAQLRAFNANGESQQGIFMIDASKGFVKDGNKNRLRAQDIHKIVDAFNREQEIPRFSRMVPLSEIAANDFNLNIPRYIDSSNPEDLHDLSGHLAGGIPDRDIDALSAYWKIFPTLRQELFEPARPGYSNARVEASEVKTTILAHPEFAAFRAGALLPFEKWFAGCQLEEIARGDSPKQLIEEIGERLLAAYASETTTDVPLLENYTIYQLLMDYWTEVMQDDVYVLSQDGWQAGKMLRELIVEKGEKLKETPDLVIGKKKYKAELLPPALIVARYFATEQQQLEQLQVAYDEAVQALESFLEENSGEDGLLADAMNDKEKVTAASVKARLRVATDKEEKVILKSAQTLFDAETKAKKANKEAQERLDLAVFSQYPKLNDNDSKILLVQDKWKASLAGALEAEIERVTQRLANRVKELEERYSAALPDLIKNVDELETKVAAHLEAMGLEWA, encoded by the coding sequence ATGGCTATCAAGAAGAACGAACTTTACTCCTCCCTTTGGGCGAGCTGCGACGAGTTGCGTGGCGGAATGGATGCTTCACAGTACAAAGACTATGTGTTGACCCTACTGTTTATGAAGTACGTCTCTGACAAAGCTAAGGGCAACCCTTACGCGATGATTGAAGTGCCGGAAGGGGCAAGTTTCGACGATATGGTTGCTCTCAAAGGCAACAAAGAAATTGGCGAAAAAATTAACAAAACCATCAGATTACTGGCTGAAGCTAATGACCTGAAAGGTGTTATCGACATTGCCGACTTCAATGATGAGGACAAGCTGGGTAAAGGCAAGGAGATGATCGACCGCCTTTCCAAGCTGGTGGCAATCTTCGAAGGGTTGGATCTCTCAGCCAACCGCGTTGATGGAGACGATCTGCTGGGTGATGCCTACGAATATTTAATGCGTCACTTTGCTACAGAGTCAGGTAAATCCAAGGGGCAGTTTTATACCCCGGCAGAAGTGTCACGCATTCTGGCGAAAGTAATTGGCATCAGTAAACAGACACCACAGGATGCTACCGTTTATGACCCTACCTGTGGTTCAGGCTCACTGTTGTTGAAAGCCAGTGACGAAGCCGGTCCGAAAGGACTGACCATTTATGGTCAAGAGATGGATTATGCGACCAGCGCACTGGCACGCATGAACATGATCCTGCATGACAACGCTACCGCTAAAATCTGGAAAGGTAACACCCTGGCCGATCCACACTGGAAAGATGGCAGCGATAATCTGAAAACCTTCGACTTTGCTGTAGCTAACCCCCCCTTCTCCAACAAAAACTGGACCAGCGGGCTGGATGCTGCAAACGATATTTTTGACCGTTTTGTCTGGGGTATACCACCAGAAAAGAATGGTGATTATGCTTTCCTGTTGCACATCATCAAGAGCCTGAAAAGTACCGGCAAAGGTGCTGTGATCTTACCTCACGGCGTTCTGTTCCGTGGCAATGCCGAAGCGCGTATTCGTGAAAATCTGCTCAAACAGGGTTATATCAAAGGCATCATTGGCCTGCCCGCTAACTTGTTCTACGGCACGGGTATCCCAGCATGCATCATTGTCATCGATAAAGAAGATGCCCAGCTCCGAGCGTTCAACGCTAATGGCGAGAGTCAGCAAGGCATCTTTATGATCGATGCCAGTAAGGGCTTTGTTAAAGACGGCAATAAAAATCGCCTTCGCGCCCAGGACATCCATAAAATTGTCGATGCGTTTAATCGTGAGCAGGAAATCCCCCGCTTCAGTCGCATGGTCCCGCTGTCAGAAATTGCGGCCAACGACTTCAACCTCAATATCCCTCGCTATATCGACAGCAGCAATCCTGAAGACCTGCACGACCTTTCTGGTCATTTGGCTGGTGGCATCCCCGATCGTGATATCGATGCTCTTAGTGCTTACTGGAAAATTTTCCCGACTTTACGTCAGGAACTGTTCGAACCTGCCCGGCCTGGTTACAGCAATGCACGAGTCGAAGCAAGTGAAGTAAAGACCACTATCTTGGCACACCCGGAATTTGCCGCTTTCAGAGCTGGGGCACTTTTACCCTTTGAAAAGTGGTTTGCAGGCTGTCAGCTTGAAGAAATTGCTCGTGGAGACTCACCGAAACAACTGATTGAAGAAATTGGTGAGCGACTTCTCGCTGCTTATGCTTCAGAAACCACGACTGACGTACCGCTGCTTGAGAACTATACAATTTATCAGTTACTGATGGATTACTGGACGGAGGTGATGCAGGACGATGTTTATGTCCTGAGTCAGGATGGTTGGCAGGCGGGTAAAATGCTTCGCGAACTTATTGTCGAAAAAGGCGAAAAACTCAAAGAAACGCCAGATCTAGTAATTGGTAAGAAGAAGTATAAGGCTGAACTCTTGCCGCCAGCCCTTATAGTGGCTCGCTATTTTGCTACCGAGCAACAACAGCTCGAGCAACTGCAGGTGGCTTATGACGAAGCAGTGCAAGCGCTGGAAAGTTTCCTTGAAGAAAACAGCGGTGAAGATGGGCTACTTGCCGATGCAATGAACGACAAAGAAAAGGTAACCGCTGCCAGTGTTAAGGCTCGCCTTAGAGTTGCCACGGATAAAGAGGAAAAGGTAATACTGAAATCTGCTCAGACGTTATTCGATGCTGAAACCAAAGCCAAAAAAGCGAATAAAGAAGCACAGGAACGACTGGATCTTGCGGTATTTTCTCAATATCCAAAGCTCAATGATAACGACAGTAAAATTCTGCTGGTACAGGATAAATGGAAGGCTAGTTTGGCTGGTGCCCTAGAAGCGGAGATTGAGCGTGTCACGCAACGATTAGCAAATAGAGTGAAAGAACTGGAAGAACGTTATAGTGCGGCTCTGCCTGATCTTATTAAAAATGTGGATGAGCTAGAAACCAAAGTTGCAGCTCACCTTGAGGCAATGGGGCTGGAATGGGCATGA
- a CDS encoding putative zinc ribbon protein has protein sequence MVLPPLPMPVDFPPPTRTSSPWFEHDILHRQPEAMLQCHYLAPVNGRPSAVAKLQRLLAQLPPVITATQWQCTMGGLSYGGEKRCPQCRKGIYSREIRI, from the coding sequence ATGGTTCTGCCACCATTGCCGATGCCCGTTGATTTCCCCCCCCCCACAAGAACGTCATCGCCTTGGTTCGAACACGACATCCTTCACAGACAACCGGAAGCAATGCTGCAATGCCACTATCTCGCTCCCGTCAATGGAAGGCCTTCAGCAGTGGCGAAGCTACAGCGTCTTCTGGCACAACTGCCTCCAGTCATTACAGCAACCCAATGGCAATGCACTATGGGCGGTCTGTCATATGGCGGCGAGAAACGCTGCCCTCAATGCAGAAAAGGGATATACAGTCGGGAGATACGAATTTAG
- a CDS encoding AlpA family transcriptional regulator translates to MTSKPSLLEDQFVDMAFITRLTGLTDKWFYKLIKDGVFPKPIKLGRSSRWLQSEVEAWLQARIEESRT, encoded by the coding sequence ATGACCAGTAAACCTTCCCTGCTTGAAGATCAGTTTGTCGATATGGCTTTTATCACCCGGCTCACCGGGCTAACTGATAAGTGGTTTTACAAGCTCATCAAAGATGGAGTATTTCCAAAACCCATCAAACTGGGGCGCAGTTCCCGCTGGCTACAGAGTGAAGTCGAAGCCTGGCTTCAGGCCCGTATTGAAGAATCCCGCACTTAG